A stretch of Gymnodinialimonas phycosphaerae DNA encodes these proteins:
- a CDS encoding cytochrome c3 family protein: MTFVLLPASATFAQDDAPSLTDITEAWLASPHADRTSEAFTHWNEDGEITGACAVCHSSIGLLDYLESPMETVGVIDHPVPLGSVVGCASCHSAAAVGLASVPFPSGEHIALDPGSAVCSVCHQGRASTGTVEAAIGDLAADTVSADLGFVNSHYSMAGATTQGSAAHGGYEYAGQTYAGPFTHFPELNTCSSCHSPHSLQVELTSCTSCHEGAESFTDIRTSTTDYDGDGNAAEGIADPIATLHAQLGEAIALYAAEVAGTPIIYAPGAYPYYFTDTDGDGAVTEGEAAYPNRYQTWTPRLLRAAYNYQYVLQDGGAFVHNPHYALQLLFDALADLGTAVDVDTSALTRP, from the coding sequence ATGACGTTTGTTCTGTTGCCTGCCAGCGCGACCTTCGCGCAGGACGACGCGCCATCACTCACCGATATCACTGAGGCCTGGCTGGCGTCGCCCCACGCGGATCGGACGTCCGAGGCGTTCACCCATTGGAATGAGGACGGAGAAATCACCGGCGCCTGTGCCGTGTGCCATTCCTCCATCGGTCTGCTGGATTACCTGGAAAGCCCGATGGAAACGGTCGGAGTGATCGATCATCCCGTGCCGCTTGGCTCGGTCGTGGGCTGCGCGTCGTGCCATAGTGCGGCGGCCGTGGGGCTTGCGTCGGTGCCGTTCCCGTCAGGCGAGCACATCGCGTTGGATCCGGGATCGGCCGTCTGTTCGGTCTGTCATCAGGGGCGCGCTTCGACCGGCACCGTGGAAGCTGCGATCGGCGATCTGGCCGCTGATACCGTCTCGGCTGATCTGGGGTTCGTGAATTCGCATTACTCCATGGCCGGTGCCACGACGCAGGGCAGTGCCGCCCATGGCGGGTATGAATACGCCGGTCAGACTTATGCCGGGCCCTTCACCCATTTCCCGGAGCTCAATACGTGTAGTTCCTGCCATTCGCCCCACTCCCTACAGGTCGAACTGACGTCCTGCACAAGTTGCCATGAGGGGGCGGAAAGCTTCACCGATATCCGCACCTCCACGACAGATTACGATGGCGACGGGAATGCCGCCGAGGGCATCGCTGACCCGATCGCAACGCTGCACGCGCAATTGGGCGAGGCCATCGCGCTTTATGCCGCCGAGGTTGCAGGCACGCCGATCATCTACGCACCGGGTGCCTATCCCTACTATTTCACCGACACCGATGGTGACGGCGCCGTTACCGAGGGTGAGGCGGCCTACCCCAACCGTTACCAGACCTGGACACCCCGCCTGCTGCGTGCCGCGTATAACTACCAATACGTGCTGCAAGATGGCGGCGCGTTCGTACACAATCCCCATTATGCGCTACAACTCCTCTTTGATGCGCTTGCGGATCTGGGCACGGCGGTTGACGTGGATACATCCGCTTTGACACGTCCGTAA
- the nqrF gene encoding NADH:ubiquinone reductase (Na(+)-transporting) subunit F encodes MTGLILGIVVLILITLALTGFVMLARRVMMPQHPAIITVNDTNRITSQTGRKLLSALNDNGVLVPSACAGAGTCGQCKVQIVGDAPPPLPVEAARLSPAEVRAGMHLACQVTLRGDTSVHVPDDLLGAEAFEARVASVTVLTPLIREIVLDLPPGTAEHLFAGAFIQITAPPFSLGYDHLNVPERFEDTWEPLRALRVQTSEPTTRAYSIANRPEDTQAGRVVLNIRLALPPPRVAGAPPGIVSSWLFSVEPGDALSVAGPFGTFRVQDTDRELVFLGGGVGMAPLRAMIFEVIARQKSPRKASFWYGARSRDDLFYVDELDTLAAAHENFSWTVALSDPDPDGTWTGPTGFVHTVVWEQYLRDHPNPQDCEFYLCGPPMMMAAVLKMLDDLGVEPAQIFNDDFGV; translated from the coding sequence ATGACCGGTCTGATCCTTGGCATCGTCGTTCTGATCCTCATCACACTTGCGCTGACCGGGTTTGTCATGCTCGCCCGTCGCGTGATGATGCCGCAGCACCCGGCGATCATCACCGTGAACGACACCAACCGCATAACATCACAAACCGGGCGCAAGCTTTTGTCGGCACTCAATGACAATGGCGTGCTGGTTCCTTCCGCCTGCGCGGGCGCGGGCACCTGCGGGCAGTGTAAGGTACAAATCGTGGGCGACGCGCCGCCCCCCCTGCCGGTGGAAGCCGCGCGGCTGTCGCCTGCAGAGGTGCGCGCAGGCATGCACCTTGCCTGCCAGGTGACCCTTCGCGGAGATACATCGGTTCATGTTCCCGATGATCTGTTGGGCGCCGAAGCCTTCGAGGCCCGCGTCGCATCCGTGACCGTGTTGACGCCCCTGATCCGTGAGATCGTGCTGGATCTGCCGCCGGGCACGGCCGAGCACCTTTTTGCGGGGGCCTTCATCCAGATCACCGCGCCGCCATTTTCGCTCGGCTATGATCATTTGAACGTGCCAGAACGCTTTGAAGACACATGGGAGCCGCTGCGCGCCTTGAGGGTTCAAACCTCCGAGCCGACGACCCGCGCCTATTCCATCGCCAATCGGCCCGAGGATACGCAGGCCGGACGCGTCGTCCTGAACATACGCCTTGCTCTGCCCCCGCCCCGCGTGGCGGGCGCTCCGCCGGGGATTGTGTCGTCGTGGCTATTTTCCGTGGAGCCCGGCGATGCCCTCTCGGTCGCGGGACCCTTCGGGACCTTCAGGGTGCAAGACACGGATCGCGAGTTGGTCTTCCTGGGCGGCGGCGTCGGCATGGCGCCGCTGCGCGCGATGATCTTCGAAGTGATCGCGCGGCAGAAAAGCCCCCGCAAGGCCAGCTTCTGGTACGGCGCGCGCAGTCGCGATGACCTTTTCTATGTTGATGAGTTGGACACCCTCGCCGCCGCCCATGAGAATTTCAGCTGGACCGTCGCCCTTTCCGACCCCGATCCAGACGGCACCTGGACCGGCCCGACCGGCTTTGTGCACACCGTCGTTTGGGAACAATACCTGCGCGATCATCCCAACCCACAGGACTGCGAGTTCTACCTTTGCGGCCCGCCGATGATGATGGCAGCGGTCCTCAAGATGCTGGACGATCTGGGTGTCGAACCTGCGCAAATCTTCAATGACGATTTCGGAGTGTAG
- a CDS encoding NADH:ubiquinone reductase (Na(+)-transporting) subunit D — translation MRKALTRIIGPLIDQNPITRQILGVCSALAVTTSLDTALVMSAALTTVLCLSSGIISLLRHHIPHVIRLIVQITIIASLVIVIDEFMRAYVFELSRTLSVFVGLIVTNCLVLGRAEAFAMRNPVGPSVLDALGNGLGYSLILIVVGSIRELLGEGSLLGLVILPSVEDGGWFQPLGLMQLAPAAFFIIGLLVWAVRSLRRDQIEPAQYSLSQTRSRG, via the coding sequence ATGCGCAAAGCCCTGACCCGCATCATCGGCCCCCTGATCGACCAAAACCCGATCACGCGCCAGATCCTTGGCGTTTGTTCCGCCCTGGCCGTGACCACATCGCTCGACACGGCGCTGGTGATGTCGGCGGCGCTGACGACGGTCCTGTGTCTGTCGTCGGGCATCATCAGCCTTCTGCGCCACCACATCCCCCACGTCATCCGCCTGATCGTACAGATCACCATCATCGCCTCACTGGTCATCGTCATCGACGAATTCATGCGCGCCTACGTGTTTGAGCTCAGCCGCACGCTCTCGGTTTTCGTGGGCCTTATCGTCACCAACTGCCTCGTCCTTGGCCGGGCCGAGGCCTTTGCGATGCGCAACCCGGTCGGGCCTTCGGTGCTGGACGCCCTGGGCAACGGGCTTGGTTACAGCCTGATCCTGATCGTTGTGGGCAGCATTCGTGAGCTTCTGGGCGAAGGCAGCCTTCTGGGTCTGGTGATCCTGCCCTCCGTCGAGGATGGCGGCTGGTTCCAGCCCCTTGGCCTGATGCAACTGGCCCCGGCCGCCTTCTTCATCATCGGCTTGCTGGTCTGGGCCGTCCGCAGCCTGCGCAGGGATCAAATCGAGCCCGCGCAATACAGCCTGTCGCAAACGAGGTCGCGCGGATGA
- a CDS encoding cation:proton antiporter, producing the protein MDPAPLMITVGVLFLAALALDTLGRIVHVPRVTLLILLGGGLGPPGLDVLPDILTNGDESFAAMALTMVAFLLGGSLERSALAAHGREILAISLSVVAVSALLVGATLILIGTPVVVALALAGISAATAPAATRDVVRQSGRKGRFATNLLGIVAIDDAWGLLAFSLLLTLAGFAAGGEGGADAIRHGLWEAGGGLLLGAAIGLPAAYLTGRLKRGEPSLLEALGIVLICAGSALYLEVSYLLAGMAAGAIVVNLAKHHRYPFHEIERIEWPFVLLFFIMAGALLDFDLLAGFGWIGVVYVVARLLARLIGGWLGACLSGLDGREGLLTGLAMAPQAGVAIGMALVTADRFPEHSAQIIAITIATTIVFELIGPLLTQYALARGSDEAS; encoded by the coding sequence ATGGACCCTGCCCCCCTGATGATCACGGTCGGCGTGCTGTTTCTGGCAGCGCTGGCGCTGGATACCCTCGGCCGGATCGTGCATGTGCCGCGCGTCACGCTGCTGATCCTTCTGGGGGGGGGCCTTGGCCCGCCTGGCCTGGACGTGCTGCCGGACATCCTGACCAACGGCGACGAGTCCTTTGCGGCGATGGCCCTGACGATGGTCGCCTTCCTGCTTGGCGGCTCTTTGGAACGCAGCGCCCTTGCGGCCCACGGGCGAGAGATCCTGGCGATCTCGCTAAGCGTGGTCGCTGTGTCGGCACTGCTGGTGGGGGCGACGCTGATCCTGATCGGAACGCCTGTGGTCGTCGCCCTTGCGTTGGCCGGGATATCGGCGGCGACCGCACCGGCGGCCACGCGCGATGTCGTTCGGCAATCTGGTCGCAAGGGGCGCTTCGCGACCAATTTGCTGGGCATCGTGGCGATTGACGACGCCTGGGGGCTTCTGGCGTTCAGCCTGCTGCTGACACTCGCGGGCTTCGCGGCGGGCGGGGAAGGGGGCGCCGACGCCATTCGCCACGGCCTGTGGGAGGCGGGCGGCGGCTTGTTGCTGGGGGCGGCCATTGGCCTGCCGGCAGCCTATCTGACAGGACGCCTGAAACGGGGTGAGCCGTCGCTTCTGGAAGCCCTTGGCATTGTTCTGATCTGCGCGGGCTCTGCGTTGTACCTTGAGGTGTCGTACCTTCTGGCGGGCATGGCCGCCGGGGCGATCGTGGTCAACCTGGCCAAGCACCACCGCTACCCGTTTCACGAGATCGAGCGGATCGAATGGCCGTTCGTCCTGTTGTTCTTCATCATGGCCGGGGCGCTTCTGGATTTCGACCTGCTGGCGGGGTTCGGCTGGATCGGCGTGGTCTACGTCGTGGCCCGCCTTCTGGCGCGGCTGATCGGCGGGTGGCTGGGCGCGTGCCTGTCGGGCCTGGACGGGCGCGAAGGGCTGCTGACGGGGCTGGCGATGGCCCCACAGGCGGGTGTGGCTATCGGCATGGCGCTTGTGACGGCGGACAGGTTTCCAGAACACAGCGCACAGATCATCGCGATCACGATCGCCACCACCATCGTTTTCGAGCTGATCGGCCCCCTTCTGACGCAGTACGCCTTGGCGCGCGGATCAGACGAGGCGTCGTAG
- a CDS encoding RnfABCDGE type electron transport complex subunit D, protein MIALSRTIPLHGADGSVLIQTLALIPPVAVAAWGGGMPFLGTLAVAMVVVLAWDYIFATLRQRAVKPYGITTAAIFVLFVPPEMPLWHLIVVLSLGAVIAEHVFGGRGFAFLSPATAALALGLLSLPNLALMTPSPAIAWACLPGAVLLLLFGMLSVPIALVFLTTLVIAFGITTPPEAVGLLAACSVALLFLVGDPLSAAVTGMGRVLYGALAGVLAWVFSGFGGGVPSADALVFAALLASLFAPLLDTMAVAVNGFWRRRRYG, encoded by the coding sequence ATGATCGCCCTCTCGCGCACGATCCCCCTTCACGGAGCCGATGGTTCCGTGCTGATCCAGACCCTCGCACTGATCCCTCCCGTCGCGGTGGCCGCCTGGGGTGGCGGTATGCCTTTTCTGGGAACACTGGCGGTCGCGATGGTCGTTGTCCTGGCATGGGACTACATCTTTGCAACGCTTCGGCAGCGCGCCGTAAAGCCCTACGGCATCACGACGGCTGCGATCTTCGTCCTGTTTGTCCCGCCCGAGATGCCGCTTTGGCATCTGATCGTGGTGCTTTCTCTTGGCGCGGTCATCGCAGAGCATGTCTTCGGCGGTCGCGGCTTTGCGTTCCTGTCGCCTGCCACCGCCGCCCTGGCCCTTGGTCTTCTATCGCTTCCCAACCTGGCCCTGATGACGCCCTCACCCGCCATCGCGTGGGCCTGCCTTCCCGGCGCGGTCTTGCTGCTGCTATTCGGCATGCTGAGCGTGCCGATCGCGCTCGTGTTTCTGACGACCCTTGTCATTGCCTTCGGGATCACCACACCGCCCGAAGCCGTGGGCTTGCTTGCGGCCTGTTCGGTCGCCCTGCTGTTTCTGGTAGGCGATCCCCTGTCCGCCGCCGTGACCGGGATGGGGCGGGTTCTTTACGGCGCGCTTGCAGGTGTGTTGGCCTGGGTCTTCAGCGGGTTCGGCGGCGGTGTCCCCTCTGCTGATGCGCTGGTCTTCGCGGCGCTTCTGGCCAGCCTATTCGCGCCGTTGCTCGACACCATGGCGGTCGCGGTCAACGGCTTCTGGCGGAGGCGTCGATATGGCTGA
- a CDS encoding FAD:protein FMN transferase has translation MKLTRRGTILGGMALALAPGMSGAQSGILGGIAFGSTWRLVCETSNPAAAVSLIENRIAAIDGAMSPYRASSTLSQFNRAEVDHPVNLPAPMARVVDAALRVSRDTGGAFDPTAGPLVSRFGYGPITGQPGRVADLDLRGTSLRKAASRLTLDLCGIAKGFALDCLFEDLIAEGMADFFLELGGEVRAAGTHPSGRPWHVAIEDPLAPHFTAHTIVAPGQLALATSGHGPNGLRGAIEVSHVIDPRSARPATGDVASVSVLAATGMQADAMATALLAMGNNGPGFARQNDISALFIPGPFGTESPLTTGQFSDHIIA, from the coding sequence ATGAAACTGACGCGACGCGGCACTATTCTTGGCGGCATGGCGCTGGCGTTAGCTCCGGGCATGTCCGGCGCGCAAAGCGGTATCCTTGGGGGCATCGCGTTTGGCAGCACCTGGCGGTTGGTTTGCGAAACCTCGAACCCGGCGGCGGCTGTGTCCCTCATCGAAAACCGCATCGCGGCGATTGATGGTGCCATGTCGCCTTACCGCGCCAGCTCAACCCTATCGCAGTTCAACCGTGCCGAGGTTGACCACCCCGTGAACCTTCCTGCACCGATGGCGCGCGTGGTCGACGCCGCTTTGCGGGTATCGCGCGACACGGGCGGGGCTTTCGACCCGACCGCCGGGCCGCTTGTTTCACGCTTCGGCTATGGCCCGATCACCGGGCAACCGGGCAGGGTCGCGGATCTTGACCTGCGCGGCACATCCTTGCGCAAGGCCGCATCCAGGCTGACACTTGATCTCTGCGGGATCGCGAAGGGCTTTGCGCTGGATTGCCTGTTCGAGGATCTGATTGCCGAAGGCATGGCCGACTTTTTTCTGGAGCTTGGGGGGGAGGTCCGCGCGGCGGGCACGCATCCCTCGGGACGGCCATGGCACGTCGCCATCGAGGATCCCCTGGCGCCGCATTTCACGGCCCATACGATCGTGGCCCCCGGCCAGCTTGCGCTTGCCACATCCGGGCACGGACCAAACGGTTTGCGGGGCGCGATCGAGGTCAGCCATGTGATTGATCCGCGCAGCGCACGTCCGGCCACGGGGGACGTGGCCTCTGTCAGCGTCCTTGCGGCGACAGGGATGCAGGCGGACGCCATGGCCACCGCCCTGCTTGCCATGGGCAACAATGGTCCGGGCTTCGCCCGACAAAACGACATCTCGGCGCTTTTCATACCGGGCCCCTTCGGCACCGAAAGCCCCCTCACGACCGGCCAATTCAGTGACCACATTATTGCCTGA
- a CDS encoding DUF2267 domain-containing protein: MSAQGLEVIDHTVQLTHEWINELRERLDWTSSRDALRLMRATLTQIRDHISHEELAQLSAQMPLLVRGMFFEGWSPIHTPTKDRSAEAFLAAITDQVSQAQEWRGPEDITAVFKMLNARISEGEIADVKANLPTDIRALWPD; this comes from the coding sequence ATGAGCGCCCAAGGCCTTGAAGTCATCGACCATACCGTTCAGCTGACCCACGAATGGATCAACGAATTGCGCGAACGGCTGGACTGGACAAGCAGTCGCGATGCCCTGCGACTGATGCGAGCCACGCTGACCCAGATCCGCGACCACATCAGCCACGAGGAACTGGCGCAATTGTCGGCGCAGATGCCGCTGTTGGTGCGGGGCATGTTCTTTGAGGGATGGTCACCGATCCATACCCCGACCAAGGATCGCAGCGCCGAGGCCTTCCTGGCCGCGATCACCGATCAGGTATCACAGGCGCAGGAATGGCGCGGTCCAGAGGACATCACAGCCGTCTTCAAGATGCTGAACGCACGCATCTCGGAAGGGGAAATCGCGGACGTGAAGGCCAATTTGCCCACAGACATCCGCGCATTATGGCCTGACTGA
- the nqrE gene encoding NADH:ubiquinone reductase (Na(+)-transporting) subunit E gives MIEILVASIFQENLALAYFLGICTFLAVSERVDTAVGLGLAIIVVQTITVPVNALILNGVLIEGAWRWAGLPEVDLTYLRLVAFIGVIAAIVQVLEMTLDRFFPRLYVALGSFLPLITVNCAVLGASLFMAERRYTVPEAAIYGLGSGIGWALAIIAFAAIRERLRYSDMPAGVRGLASAFLVTGLMSLGFAAFARVAL, from the coding sequence ATGATCGAGATTCTTGTCGCTTCCATCTTCCAGGAAAACCTGGCGCTGGCCTACTTCCTTGGCATCTGCACCTTCCTTGCCGTGTCCGAACGGGTGGATACCGCCGTGGGCCTTGGGCTGGCGATCATCGTGGTGCAGACGATCACGGTGCCGGTCAATGCGCTGATCCTGAATGGCGTGCTGATCGAGGGCGCATGGCGGTGGGCGGGCCTGCCAGAGGTGGACCTGACTTACCTGCGCCTAGTGGCCTTCATCGGCGTGATCGCCGCCATCGTCCAAGTGCTGGAAATGACGCTGGATCGCTTCTTCCCGCGCCTCTATGTGGCCTTGGGCAGCTTCCTGCCCCTGATTACCGTGAACTGCGCCGTCCTGGGAGCGAGCCTCTTCATGGCCGAGCGGCGCTATACCGTGCCAGAGGCCGCGATTTACGGCTTGGGCAGCGGCATCGGATGGGCGCTTGCCATCATCGCCTTCGCCGCCATCCGCGAACGCCTGCGCTACAGTGACATGCCCGCAGGCGTGCGGGGATTGGCCAGCGCGTTTCTGGTGACCGGTCTTATGTCGCTTGGTTTCGCCGCCTTCGCTCGGGTGGCGCTATGA
- a CDS encoding polymer-forming cytoskeletal protein, whose translation MSLSRCLKVLIAVIALATPALSQTEPVEIGGDVFVSGTTITQPVLAERDLIAMGANVSMSSDVAEDVHALGFDVEIDGAVGGDVTAAGASVSVDGPVAGDVTASAMTLRSGPQAEIGGNARFAGASVTINGPIRGALVAAGGEIILNATVAGDVVLTSPDITFGPNAVIEGRLTYLSDDRMEVPERVISADRVTFEMASDSEMWREVREDWQEWDSPVALTPWAVIGGFLVNLGLFIVIGAVFLTLTPGTIRRLRRRADARPGMVMLTGTIGLSILFGSIPVGGLSVVGLPLVPIVLLLILAVWVLGYILGAYVVAMRIMRGLGSAESPSIAMRLVALAMGVTFAALLNFIPVVGWMANFALVLLGAGAITTALFDSFLSGLEPERDQGLAPLDTSDT comes from the coding sequence ATGTCCCTTTCACGTTGCCTCAAGGTTCTGATCGCCGTTATCGCGCTGGCCACCCCGGCCCTGTCCCAAACCGAGCCGGTCGAGATCGGCGGAGACGTCTTCGTCTCGGGGACAACAATCACTCAGCCTGTCCTAGCCGAGCGGGACCTCATCGCCATGGGTGCGAATGTTTCGATGTCCAGCGATGTGGCCGAGGATGTTCATGCCCTCGGGTTCGATGTCGAAATCGACGGAGCCGTCGGCGGTGATGTGACGGCGGCCGGGGCCTCTGTCAGTGTGGACGGGCCGGTTGCGGGCGATGTCACCGCCTCTGCCATGACACTCCGTTCCGGCCCGCAGGCCGAGATCGGCGGAAACGCGCGATTTGCGGGTGCCAGCGTTACCATCAACGGCCCCATTCGCGGCGCGCTCGTGGCCGCCGGCGGAGAGATCATATTGAACGCGACCGTCGCGGGCGATGTTGTGCTGACCAGCCCGGACATTACCTTCGGCCCAAACGCCGTGATCGAGGGGCGTCTGACGTACCTTAGCGACGACCGCATGGAGGTGCCCGAACGCGTCATCAGCGCCGACCGGGTGACGTTCGAGATGGCCTCTGACAGCGAGATGTGGCGGGAGGTCCGCGAAGACTGGCAGGAATGGGACAGCCCGGTCGCCTTGACGCCCTGGGCCGTCATCGGTGGTTTTTTGGTCAACCTCGGCCTGTTCATTGTCATCGGTGCGGTATTCCTGACCCTGACCCCCGGCACCATCCGCCGCCTGCGCCGCCGCGCGGATGCGCGCCCTGGCATGGTCATGCTGACCGGCACTATCGGACTGTCGATCCTGTTTGGCAGTATCCCCGTGGGGGGTCTGAGCGTTGTAGGCCTGCCCCTGGTCCCGATCGTGCTGCTGCTGATCCTTGCCGTCTGGGTCCTGGGCTACATCCTTGGCGCTTACGTGGTCGCCATGCGGATCATGCGCGGCCTTGGCTCTGCCGAATCCCCCAGCATCGCGATGCGCCTTGTGGCGCTGGCGATGGGCGTGACCTTTGCCGCCCTACTGAACTTCATTCCGGTCGTTGGATGGATGGCGAACTTCGCGCTGGTCCTTCTGGGTGCCGGCGCGATCACGACGGCGCTTTTCGACAGCTTTCTGTCAGGACTTGAGCCCGAACGGGATCAGGGCCTCGCCCCCCTCGATACGTCCGACACCTGA
- a CDS encoding acyl carrier protein, translating to MTPTEIRAAFLEELVSVAPDIDPDSVADDDHLQDDLELDSMDFLTLVTAIHTRLGVDIAEADYPRIATLGDAVPFLTERMG from the coding sequence ATGACCCCCACTGAGATCCGCGCCGCCTTTCTTGAAGAACTTGTCAGCGTCGCCCCTGACATCGACCCTGATTCCGTCGCCGATGATGATCATCTACAAGATGATCTGGAGTTGGACTCGATGGATTTCCTGACCCTCGTGACGGCGATCCATACCCGCCTTGGCGTCGACATCGCAGAGGCCGACTACCCAAGGATCGCCACCTTGGGGGACGCGGTTCCCTTCCTGACCGAACGGATGGGTTAG
- a CDS encoding CBS domain-containing protein, translating into MTTLSLVSDHMARHLVTLSPDQEINNAMHVLLKHGVSGAPVVDGEARLVGILTEKDCLRAALEASYYRDWGKPVSAYMQRDVATIEPDIDILAACQTLLDGPYRRFPVVDDGRLVGLISRTDVLRALADTWGMSG; encoded by the coding sequence ATGACCACGCTCAGCCTTGTATCAGACCATATGGCGCGCCACCTCGTGACGCTGTCGCCGGATCAGGAAATCAACAATGCGATGCATGTCCTGCTCAAACACGGTGTGTCCGGCGCGCCCGTCGTGGACGGCGAGGCGCGGCTTGTTGGTATCCTGACAGAGAAGGATTGCCTGCGGGCCGCACTGGAGGCGAGCTACTATCGCGACTGGGGCAAGCCTGTTTCGGCGTACATGCAACGCGATGTTGCGACGATCGAGCCCGACATCGACATCCTGGCCGCCTGTCAGACGCTTCTTGACGGACCCTATCGCCGGTTTCCGGTGGTCGATGACGGCCGTCTTGTGGGGCTGATCAGCCGCACCGATGTCTTGCGCGCTTTGGCGGACACCTGGGGCATGTCTGGCTGA
- a CDS encoding hydrolase: MKINAVPKYDASVNETGCCAKFNPVGWDDRILHFRDKPFVRATTKSAMHVPLNMGRVFGRVLGRIEDANAMKDEEVLVLSRELGPWEAEHYFAVTKDVAGEEMTTLSGDFLTRVFEGSYAKAADWGHEMEVAARAHGKTPGRVFMYYTTCPRCANVYGENYVVGMVEI, encoded by the coding sequence ATGAAAATCAATGCTGTTCCGAAATACGACGCAAGCGTCAACGAGACCGGATGTTGTGCGAAGTTCAATCCCGTGGGGTGGGACGACCGCATCCTTCATTTCAGGGATAAGCCCTTTGTCCGCGCGACAACGAAAAGCGCGATGCATGTGCCCTTGAACATGGGCCGCGTCTTTGGCCGTGTGCTAGGCCGTATCGAGGATGCGAATGCAATGAAAGACGAAGAGGTTCTGGTGCTAAGCCGCGAACTTGGCCCTTGGGAGGCCGAGCATTACTTCGCTGTCACCAAGGACGTGGCGGGCGAGGAAATGACAACACTTTCCGGAGATTTCCTGACCCGTGTTTTCGAGGGCTCCTACGCCAAGGCCGCGGATTGGGGACATGAGATGGAGGTCGCGGCCCGCGCCCACGGCAAGACGCCAGGCCGGGTCTTCATGTATTACACGACGTGCCCACGGTGCGCGAACGTCTACGGAGAGAACTACGTGGTCGGCATGGTCGAGATCTGA
- the nqrC gene encoding NADH:ubiquinone reductase (Na(+)-transporting) subunit C, with translation MAEPSPPFWRFLARDNEDPVKIFGVAFLVALVCAAVVSTAAIMLEPRQSAHLEAERAARMAAMLETLPGMAEVLAESGADSLTTYLVDLSSGEIAVGQDADTYDVDAAAADPATAITIPAELDVAGLRQRAPLAPVYVLERDGRVELIVLPVSGTGYQSRIEALLALEADLSTVAALTITAQAETAGLGARIENPEWQALWPGREVANDSGEIVIAVVRGQASGPHEVDGISGATRTGNGITNMLRYWLGDHGFGPFLDNLRDGGL, from the coding sequence ATGGCTGAACCCTCGCCCCCCTTCTGGCGCTTTCTGGCGCGGGACAATGAAGACCCCGTCAAGATCTTCGGCGTCGCTTTCCTTGTGGCGCTTGTGTGTGCCGCCGTCGTGTCCACCGCGGCCATCATGCTGGAACCCCGCCAATCCGCACATCTGGAGGCCGAACGCGCGGCGCGCATGGCCGCGATGCTGGAGACACTGCCGGGCATGGCCGAGGTTCTGGCTGAAAGCGGCGCGGACAGCCTGACGACCTATCTGGTGGACCTGTCCAGCGGCGAAATCGCCGTCGGGCAAGATGCTGACACCTATGATGTCGACGCCGCCGCCGCTGATCCCGCCACCGCGATCACTATTCCGGCAGAGCTGGACGTGGCAGGCCTGCGCCAGCGCGCGCCCCTCGCCCCGGTCTACGTGCTGGAGCGCGACGGACGGGTGGAATTGATCGTGCTCCCGGTCTCTGGCACCGGTTATCAATCCCGGATCGAGGCGCTTCTGGCGCTGGAGGCGGACCTGAGCACCGTTGCCGCGCTGACGATCACCGCGCAGGCCGAGACCGCGGGGCTTGGTGCGCGGATCGAGAATCCGGAATGGCAGGCGCTTTGGCCCGGTCGCGAAGTGGCCAATGACAGCGGCGAGATCGTGATCGCGGTCGTGCGCGGGCAAGCCAGCGGCCCCCACGAGGTGGACGGCATTTCAGGCGCCACACGCACCGGCAACGGCATCACCAACATGCTGCGCTATTGGTTGGGGGATCACGGCTTTGGCCCGTTCCTCGACAATCTGCGCGACGGGGGGCTTTGA